The genomic interval AAGACCCGAATCGTATTTCCTGCTCCAAAGGCAATTTCGTCGCCCGCACGCAATTCTGCGCTCGTGACCGAAGAACCATTGACCAGAGTTTCACCGGTCTGACTCAAATGTGTCAACGTGCAGACAGGAGCGTCATATTCAACACGAAAATGTTGCCGTGAGACGGTCATATCCTGCGAGACCGAGATCCCACATTCAGGCAACCGCCCGACGATCATTGAACCATGATCATGCAGAATTGCCGATTGGCCCTTCAATGAACCGCTAACGACTTCCATGCGAAGCTGAGACTCGGGCATAACGTCGACTCTTAAGTTGAAAACATGATCCACCTGACGGTCGACCGACTCTAGCAGCCAGTTGAAGTAGCGACGACTGGCTCCGATCAGATTAAAAAACGCCATGACACCGTGCATGCCAAGGTGTCTGCCCCCTGACTTCAACAGGCTGCTAAGATCCTCCGTAAGACACCTGGCTCGGCCAAACTAATCGCACGATTTGGTTCCCGTCTTGGAATCATCCGCTTTATGAAAATAGCTGTCTGGTGGCGTCTTTAAACCGTCGGCCGCCTCAGCAGTTGCAGGTTGAGCTCCCGGCCCCGCGCCAGCGGCCCCGCCGCTATTGATCATAACCATCGGCATCCCGTTAATTGCCACGCCCGCAGGGGAAAGGTCGACAAAATTCCCCCCGACTTTGAGCGACAGTTGTAGATCTGCCTCAATCACAATCGTCATCGCCTTCAAGTGTAGCGATGTTGTCGCCTCGAGCGCGGCGCCTTGATCAATCTTCGCGTCCAGTTGCCCCAAAGTCAGAGAGTACTGTCCAGTCACAGATTCACTGCGACTCCCCTTTACGGCGACGTGCTTGTTGCCACCGACATATTCAAGGCTGTCCTTCTCGACGGAATGCTGATACTTGCCGCCATCAGAATTGCTTCCTTCTCCAACCGCAATATGGACGTTTCCTTCGACTTTCTCAAACTTATCCTTCATGACCAAAGTCGAGTGATTTCGATGAACGCGTTGTTTGTACGAACCTGATTCAGAATTACTCGGATCGCCAACAATCACAACGTGATCAGCAATCGTCGTTTCGCGGCGTTCGTTCTTCACGCGGACATCCATGTCCTTTTCGGCATGGATGAAGACTTGCTCCTTGTCTTTCGTATCACAGAATCGCAGCTCGTTATATCCGTTGCCGCCTTTGGTGGAATTGGTTTTGATCCCGCTGATATCAGGATCGACCTTGTGCTTGTCGTCCGGACCATCGCCAAGGTAAGGCGGCATTTGCTGATTGTTGTAGACAGATCCGACAATCACCGGTTGATCGGGATCACCTTCCACGAACGCCACGAGAACTTCCTGACCGACGCGCGGCCAGAATGAAGCTCCCCAGCGTTTCCCGGCAGACAATTGTGCGACGCGCACCCAGCAGGTGCTCTTTTCGTTGCTCTCTCCCTTGCGATCCCAGAAGAATTGGACACGCACGCGACCGTACTTGTCGATCCAGATTTCTTCACCCGATTTACCTACGACCTTTGCCGACTCCAGCCCTTCAACAACGGGCTTTGGTGTGACACGTTGAGGGCGAAACTGCAGGTCAGACGAGATGCTGGTAAACGCGTTCGTGTAAGGAACCTGCTCGTCTTGGCCGGTTTCATAGCTCGGGTCCTGAACGCCCTGATGCTGAATTTCGACAAGCAGGTACTTTTTGCCCGAAGCGTGCTTGAGACTGAAGCGATAACCGGGAACAAAACCGCGGCAACAGCCCGTTCCCGAAAACGTATGATGCGTGACTTCCGATTGCTGCGCGCGAATGTTCGTCAATGTGGAACCGACAGAGTTCACTTCGTCCAGCCGCTGATCAGTCTTGTTGTAACGCAGTGCCGAACCGCCCTGCCAGTTGTAGACCTCTAATTTGTCGTTTTTGGCGATACTCGTCTTGGCCGCGACACCCGAGATCTCGATTTTGTTTTGGGCGAGCTGACTGTGGTAGTCACGTACCGAGAACTTACCGGAATGGATGACACGATCTTCACGCCAGGTCGTGATGTTGTCGTCTTTAAACTCACCCGGACCGCTTTCTTTGATGTACGACACTTCCGCCTGATTCGGCACATCTCCACCTGCCGTCGGCGAATCGTCAATAATCAACTTGTGCCCGGAGTCGGTGTGCTCGAAGTAGTAGTAAATCCCATCTTGTTCCATCAGACGCGAGACAAAACTGAATTGCGATTCGCGAAATTGAACACAGTAATCGATCTTCTTGTACTGCCCTCGATTGGCACGGATTTCGTACTTGAAGTCTGAGAAGTCTTTCTGCAAATCCCCGAAGACCGAATCGAGGATGTCGGGAATATTCAGGTCCTGATAGATGCGGAAATCAGACCGCTTGGTCAGCAGCCACATCCAGGGAACAAGCTCCACTTCAAAGTGTGCGAATCGATCATCCTTTTCCACAGAGGCGAACCGGCTGCAGACTCCGTCAAAATAGCGATAGGGGCCCTTGTCATAATCGCGACCTAGAGACGCTTTCAGTGTCATACGTTTGCCGAGCAATTGATCGCCTTGAACCTGATCCGCCTTCTCCACATCGACCATCAGTTCGACTCGAACCGAGAACAGGCCGGACATTAGCTCGGTCGCAGAGAACTTTGTCGGAAACAGGAAGTCGGTTTTTCCATCGGCTTTGAAGCTGAGGAGGCGATTCTTGTCTGTATACTTAGCGGACATCTTCGCACCCTCGTCTTAGCTCGAAATCGGATATCTGAAGTTGAAATCGGGACGTTCGCGAAACATCACCACGAATTTCGTGTTGCGATCCAACCACATCCCCGACCTGATTATCGCGTCAATCGCCCGACTGTTGCGTGATTCTTGCCGGAATTCTTCACGCCCCTTGATTTAGGATCGCTCTGAACAAGAGTACCGCGTCCCAAAGCAAACTCTGGCGACACGGCATGAGCAACGTCGGACATGCCGTACTCGACGAACCTGAACAAATCACGACGACACTCGCTCGCCAACGATTTCCGACAGAATCAGACAAACCGAAGACTAGGCCAGGACAATTCATTCGTGGCCGAATCCTATACAAAACTGCCGAGACGCAGATGAACATGCCCAGCAGTCTGTTGAAGTAAGGGGGCAGGCACATTGGCGTTCACGATGTCATGGCGTTTTCAATATCTGGCCGGAGCCAGTCCCCGTTACTTCAACAGACGGCTAGGACGAAGCGAGTATTCGTGTCAGCATCCACACGGACGATCACCAGCGACTAATCGAATCGATAATTGAAACCACCCGTATCGCTGAGCTGGATTTCGACTTGCGAGATCGCTTTTTCCTCGGCCATTCGAGCGAGCAATTCGCGGGAAATGTCTGGCAACACGGTCCCGGTCAAAATGTGGTCAACATTTCGGGCCCCCGTTTCCGTTTCCCGGCAGCGGCCGAGGATTCGGTCGACAACTTCGGACGTGAACACAAGCTTCGCGCGATGGTTTTCAATCAATCGCTGCCCAATTCGCTTGAGCTGCAAATCGATAATGTTTCGCAAGACTTCATCGCCCAGCGAATAGTACGGCACCACAGTCATACGCCCAAGGAATGCCGGCTTGAAGCGTTCCAACAGCTTGGGCCGTAACTGCTCGCCCAGCTTCTCGGGATCAGGTCGCGTTTCGGGATCAGCACAGAGCGACTGAATCAGATCAGATCCCACATTCGAAGTGCACAGGATGATCGTGTTTTTGAAGTCGATCTCGCGTCCCTCGGCGTCTTCCAGCACACCTTTATCAAAGACCTGATAGAACAATTCCAGCACATCGTCGTGGGCTTTCTCGATCTCATCCAGCAGCACGACACAATAGGGCCGACGTCGGACGGCTTCGGTGAGCTTGCCCCCTTTTCCATAGCCGACAAGCCCTGGTGCCGACCCGATTAATGAAGAAGTCGTGTGCGACTGCTGGAACTCGGTCATATTGATGACGACCATGTTCTTTTCACCACCGTACAGCATCTCTGCGAGCGTCATCGCGGTTTCGGTCTTTCCGACGCCGCTCGGCCCGACCAGCAAGAACACGCCAATCGGGCGGCGTGGGTCAGTCAGATTCGCGCGGGCCGTCTGGATGCGACGGCTGATGGAGTGCAAAGCATGATTCTGACCGATAACACGTTCGGTCATCCGCTCATGCAAGGTCGACACCATTCGAATTTCGTCCGTCAGCATTTTTCCAACGGGAATCCCCGTCCATCCCGAAACCACTTCAGCCACAGCCTGGAAGTTGACGCAGGGTTGAACCAGCGGAAGTTCCCCCTGAATCTGCTTCAGCTCTGCCTGCAGGACATTGAGCTCTTCGCGCAGCTTTGTCGCTTCCGCTTCGGTCGGTGGAGCAGGGGGGGCGACCTTCGGTTGATCATCCTTTTTCTTGGTCGACGACTGCCCTGAAAGGCGATCGCGAATTTCACAGATCTTGGTGACACAATCCCGTTCGGTTGACCAGCGTTTTTCGAGTTCGACCAGTTCCGCCTGAGCGTTCGTCCGCTGTTCGGTCAATTCACCGATTCTCACAGCATGGTTCGCGCCAGCGGCCGCTTCACGCGTCAGAACATCCACCTTCAAGGTGATTTGTTCAATCTGCCGCTTCAGATCCTCAATCGGTGCCGGAATCGCCGAGTGACCTACGGCGACACGGGCCGCCGCCGTATCGAGCAGACTGACGGCTTTGTCGGGAAGCTGCCGTCCCGTGATGTAACGGTGCGACAACCGGACGGCCCCGGCAATCGCTTCGTCCAGAATTCGCAAATTATGATGGTTCTCGAGCATATTCACGAGACCATGCAACATGATCTCGGCCTGATGCTCGGAAGGCTCTTCGACCTTCACGACCTGGAATCGTCGTGTGAGCGCCGCATCTTTCTCGAAGTACTGTTTGTACTCGGACCAGGTCGTCGCACAGATCGTCCGAAGCTCACCCCGCGCAAGCGCCGGCTTCAGCAGATTCGCGGCATCGTTCTGCCCGGCCTGTCCACCCGCACCGATCAGGGTGTGTGCTTCGTCGATAAATAGAATGATGGGTTGGGCCGACGCCTTGACTTCTTGAATGACCGACTTCAAGCGATTTTCGAATTCCCCTTTAACGCCAGCCCCCGCTTGCAACAGCCCCAGATCGAGCACGCGAACGGCCACGTTTTGAAGGGGTGGAGGAACGTCGCCCGCGGCGATTCGTTGTGCAAACCCTTCCACGACAGCCGTTTTTCCAACCCCCGCCTCACCTGTCAGAATCGGATTGTTTTGCCGACGCCGCATCAGAATGTCGATCAATTGGCGAATCTCGGAATCGCGACCTGAAACGTTGTCGAGCGCACCGCTTCGCGATCGTTCCGTCAGATCGACCGTGTATTGATCGAGCGCCGGAGTCTTGCCACCTCCGGGACGCAGCTCCGGCCCACCCGTTCCCGCCGCAGGACGAGAGAGCGGAGCGTCTTCCGTCGACCCTGCCGTGACTTCTCGCATTTCACGAGCTAGCGCATCAGGCGCCAGACTTGCTAGTTCACGCACGCTGGTGAGAAACGACTGGCTGACTTTGGAATTGGTCAACGCAGCAAGCAAGATGTGGCCACTGCGAACTGCGGGTTCGCTCTGTTCGACCGAGGCATAGATCCAGGCATCACGAACCAGATCCACCAGCAACGGAGACAACGCAGGTGAGCGAGCATTCCCGGTCTTAAAACCGTCAATGGCGCGGGTCAGGGCGGCGTCGAGACGGCCTTGATCGATGTTGTAGTGCTTGAAAATCTTCGTCAGATCGGAATTCTGAATCTCCAACAGCTTTTGCAGCCAGTGTTCGACTTCAACCGTGTAGTTCGTTCGTGAGAGACATAACCCCGCGGCGCTTTCCAGTGCGCGGCGACAGGTGTCATTGAGCTTACCAACCATTGACCGCAGATTGACTTCCACGACGCTGCCCCCAACAGATATTTGAGAGTTGAACGGGATTGTCATTTGAGGCCGACGAAAACAAGCGTCGTGGCACAGCCACTCTGTCCTGATAGATTCACGCCAGACAGATT from Schlesneria paludicola DSM 18645 carries:
- a CDS encoding type VI secretion system Vgr family protein, which produces MSAKYTDKNRLLSFKADGKTDFLFPTKFSATELMSGLFSVRVELMVDVEKADQVQGDQLLGKRMTLKASLGRDYDKGPYRYFDGVCSRFASVEKDDRFAHFEVELVPWMWLLTKRSDFRIYQDLNIPDILDSVFGDLQKDFSDFKYEIRANRGQYKKIDYCVQFRESQFSFVSRLMEQDGIYYYFEHTDSGHKLIIDDSPTAGGDVPNQAEVSYIKESGPGEFKDDNITTWREDRVIHSGKFSVRDYHSQLAQNKIEISGVAAKTSIAKNDKLEVYNWQGGSALRYNKTDQRLDEVNSVGSTLTNIRAQQSEVTHHTFSGTGCCRGFVPGYRFSLKHASGKKYLLVEIQHQGVQDPSYETGQDEQVPYTNAFTSISSDLQFRPQRVTPKPVVEGLESAKVVGKSGEEIWIDKYGRVRVQFFWDRKGESNEKSTCWVRVAQLSAGKRWGASFWPRVGQEVLVAFVEGDPDQPVIVGSVYNNQQMPPYLGDGPDDKHKVDPDISGIKTNSTKGGNGYNELRFCDTKDKEQVFIHAEKDMDVRVKNERRETTIADHVVIVGDPSNSESGSYKQRVHRNHSTLVMKDKFEKVEGNVHIAVGEGSNSDGGKYQHSVEKDSLEYVGGNKHVAVKGSRSESVTGQYSLTLGQLDAKIDQGAALEATTSLHLKAMTIVIEADLQLSLKVGGNFVDLSPAGVAINGMPMVMINSGGAAGAGPGAQPATAEAADGLKTPPDSYFHKADDSKTGTKSCD
- the tssH gene encoding type VI secretion system ATPase TssH, with amino-acid sequence MVGKLNDTCRRALESAAGLCLSRTNYTVEVEHWLQKLLEIQNSDLTKIFKHYNIDQGRLDAALTRAIDGFKTGNARSPALSPLLVDLVRDAWIYASVEQSEPAVRSGHILLAALTNSKVSQSFLTSVRELASLAPDALAREMREVTAGSTEDAPLSRPAAGTGGPELRPGGGKTPALDQYTVDLTERSRSGALDNVSGRDSEIRQLIDILMRRRQNNPILTGEAGVGKTAVVEGFAQRIAAGDVPPPLQNVAVRVLDLGLLQAGAGVKGEFENRLKSVIQEVKASAQPIILFIDEAHTLIGAGGQAGQNDAANLLKPALARGELRTICATTWSEYKQYFEKDAALTRRFQVVKVEEPSEHQAEIMLHGLVNMLENHHNLRILDEAIAGAVRLSHRYITGRQLPDKAVSLLDTAAARVAVGHSAIPAPIEDLKRQIEQITLKVDVLTREAAAGANHAVRIGELTEQRTNAQAELVELEKRWSTERDCVTKICEIRDRLSGQSSTKKKDDQPKVAPPAPPTEAEATKLREELNVLQAELKQIQGELPLVQPCVNFQAVAEVVSGWTGIPVGKMLTDEIRMVSTLHERMTERVIGQNHALHSISRRIQTARANLTDPRRPIGVFLLVGPSGVGKTETAMTLAEMLYGGEKNMVVINMTEFQQSHTTSSLIGSAPGLVGYGKGGKLTEAVRRRPYCVVLLDEIEKAHDDVLELFYQVFDKGVLEDAEGREIDFKNTIILCTSNVGSDLIQSLCADPETRPDPEKLGEQLRPKLLERFKPAFLGRMTVVPYYSLGDEVLRNIIDLQLKRIGQRLIENHRAKLVFTSEVVDRILGRCRETETGARNVDHILTGTVLPDISRELLARMAEEKAISQVEIQLSDTGGFNYRFD